One Denticeps clupeoides chromosome 12, fDenClu1.1, whole genome shotgun sequence genomic window carries:
- the LOC114800963 gene encoding SH3 and cysteine-rich domain-containing protein 3-like: MAQYDQLDDKDSLDIHDNPPAPDNVVKEEDNTVYFIYDEEVEEEEKEEPPPPEPVKPVNDKPHKFKDHYCKKPKFCDVCARMIVLNNKFALRCKNCKTNIHHQCQSYVEFQRCFGKIPPGFRRAYSSPLYSSQQNATVKELLPFSQSNRTDPVFETLRVGVIMANKERKKGSEDKHKMMMMMMEEEESQPKAEEGGEGVNQEADKKGDKGAGDDKNKKPQPGKLGVFSQSHYYLALYRFKAVEKDDLDLHPGDRITVIDDSNEEWWRGKIGERSGFLPANYIIRVRAGERVFKVTRSFVGNREMGQITLKKDQIVVKKGEEVNGYLKVSTGRKLGFFPADLLQEI, translated from the exons ATGGCCCAATATGACCA GCTGGATGATAAGGATTCGTTGGATATCCATGACAACCCTCCAGCCCCTGACAACGTGGTGAAAGAGGAGGATAACACG GTTTACTTCATCTATGATGAagaggtcgaggaggaggagaaggaggagcctCCGCCCCCTGAGCCGGTCAAGCCAGTGAACGACAAACCGCACAAGTTTAAGGATCACTACTGCAAGAAGCCCAAGTTCTGTGACGTCTGCGCTCGCATGATCGTcc tgaaTAATAAATTTGCCTTGAGATGCAAAAACTGCAAGACAAACATCCACCACCAGTGTCAGTCCTATGTGGAGTTTCAGAGATGCTTCGGCAAAATC CCTCCCGGCTTCAGACGGGCCTACAGCTCCCCCCTCTACAGCAGCCAGCAGAACGCCACGGTCAAAGAGCTGCTGCCCTTCT CCCAGTCCAACCGCACCGACCCGGTGTTCGAGACGCTGCGAGTCGGAGTCATCATGGCCAAcaaggaaaggaagaaaggatCCGAGGACAAGCACAAG atgatgatgatgatgatggaggaggaagagtccCAGCCCAAAGCGGAGGAGGGGGGAGAGGGGG tGAACCAAGAGGCCGATAAAAAAGGAGACAAAGGCGCAGGGGATGACAAG aataagaAGCCACAGCCTGGGAAACTGGGCGTCTTCTCCCAGTCCCACTACTACCTGGCACTGTACCGATTCAAGGCTGTGGAGAAGGATGACCTGGACCTGCA TCCTGGGGACCGGATCACGGTGATCGATGACTCCAATGAGGAGTGGTGGAGG GGCAAAATTGGCGAGCGGTCCGGATTTCTTCCAGCCAACTACATAATCCGTGTGCGTGCCGGGGAGAGGGTGTTCAAAGTCACTCGCTCTTTTGTGGGCAACAGAGAAATGGGGCAGATCACACTGAAGAAGGACCAG ATTGTGGTGAAGAAGGGAGAGGAGGTGAACGGGTATCTGAAAGTCAGCACTGGCCGGAAGCTGGGCTTCTTCCCAGCTGATCTGCTTCAGGAGATATGA